Proteins encoded together in one Deltaproteobacteria bacterium window:
- a CDS encoding GYD domain-containing protein, with amino-acid sequence MKIYIMLSRLAPGSLESPNTLEDLEKKVMERIRSACPQVEWIHNFAVLGPYDYLDIFRAPDTETAFKVSTLVRTLGHARTEIWEATEWTKFKDLIRKLPGKQ; translated from the coding sequence ATGAAAATCTATATTATGCTCTCCCGATTGGCCCCGGGATCATTGGAGTCTCCCAACACACTTGAAGATCTGGAAAAAAAGGTCATGGAACGCATCCGTAGTGCATGCCCCCAAGTGGAATGGATCCATAACTTCGCCGTCTTAGGACCTTACGATTACCTGGATATATTTCGCGCACCGGATACAGAAACCGCTTTCAAGGTATCCACGCTGGTTCGCACCCTCGGGCATGCCCGTACTGAAATATGGGAAGCCACAGAGTGGACCAAGTTTAAGGATTTAATACGGAAATTGCCGGGCAAACAGTAG
- the tpx gene encoding thiol peroxidase, with product MKERQGLITFQNSPLTLIGEPVVTGMPAPNVTLVTNDLETTTLDKDRGKVLIVATVPSLDTSVCSEETKRFNREAESLPGNVKLVVVSMDLPFAQQRWAKEYNATNITLLSDHKEASLGQGFGVLIKELRLLARAVFVIDASGKITYVELVKEMTDLPDYEAALSAARKSV from the coding sequence ATGAAGGAACGACAAGGCCTGATTACTTTTCAAAATAGTCCGCTGACGTTAATCGGCGAGCCTGTGGTCACAGGAATGCCGGCACCCAATGTGACACTGGTTACCAATGATCTTGAGACAACCACGTTGGATAAAGACAGGGGTAAAGTGCTTATTGTGGCTACCGTGCCCTCACTGGATACCTCGGTTTGTTCCGAGGAGACAAAACGTTTCAACAGGGAAGCGGAGTCCCTCCCCGGAAATGTCAAACTGGTGGTCGTCAGCATGGATCTTCCTTTTGCACAACAACGCTGGGCCAAAGAGTACAATGCCACAAACATAACCTTATTGTCCGACCATAAAGAGGCCTCCCTCGGACAGGGATTCGGCGTCCTGATCAAGGAGCTCAGACTGCTTGCCAGAGCGGTCTTCGTCATAGATGCTTCGGGAAAGATTACCTATGTGGAGTTGGTCAAGGAAATGACCGATCTGCCCGATTACGAAGCGGCGCTCAGCGCAGCCCGGAAGAGCGTCTGA
- a CDS encoding Mrp/NBP35 family ATP-binding protein: MVENDQNITQQGMHEQEERGIKQTLSMIKHKIVVMSGKGGVGKSSVAAYLSVALAKKGYKVGLLDVDLHGPSIPRLLGLKTGILAGSEADRVPAVQYLSNMWVVSIESLMGENRDIATIWRGPMKIGIIRQFIGEIDWQNLDYMIIDSPPGTGDEPLTVAQTVPDAKAIIVTTPQEISLADIRKSIDFCRQVNMEILGVVENMSGLICPHCGKMIELFKTKGGSQIAENENLTLLGTLPLEPEVITQADIGGVEFLNDRDLAFTRAFDKLVNAVVNRAERST; encoded by the coding sequence ATGGTTGAAAACGATCAAAACATTACGCAACAGGGGATGCACGAACAGGAGGAGAGGGGGATTAAGCAGACACTCTCGATGATAAAGCACAAAATTGTGGTGATGAGCGGTAAAGGGGGTGTGGGCAAAAGCAGCGTGGCCGCTTATCTGTCCGTTGCTCTGGCCAAAAAAGGCTACAAAGTGGGATTGTTGGACGTAGACCTTCACGGCCCCAGTATCCCTCGTTTGCTGGGATTAAAAACCGGCATATTGGCCGGTTCGGAGGCGGATAGAGTACCGGCGGTCCAGTATCTATCGAATATGTGGGTGGTATCCATTGAATCATTGATGGGTGAAAACAGAGATATTGCCACTATCTGGAGGGGACCGATGAAGATCGGGATCATTCGACAGTTTATCGGCGAAATTGACTGGCAGAACCTGGATTATATGATCATCGACTCACCGCCCGGTACGGGAGATGAGCCGCTAACCGTGGCCCAGACGGTTCCGGATGCCAAAGCGATCATTGTGACGACACCCCAGGAGATTTCCCTGGCGGATATCAGGAAGTCGATAGATTTCTGCCGCCAGGTAAACATGGAAATATTGGGTGTTGTAGAAAACATGAGTGGTCTTATCTGTCCACATTGCGGAAAGATGATAGAGCTTTTTAAGACGAAGGGGGGAAGTCAGATTGCGGAAAATGAAAATCTCACACTTCTTGGGACACTGCCGCTGGAACCCGAGGTCATCACCCAGGCGGATATCGGTGGGGTGGAGTTTCTGAATGACCGGGATCTGGCTTTTACCCGTGCCTTCGATAAGCTGGTGAATGCGGTGGTGAACCGCGCTGAAAGAAGCACCTGA
- a CDS encoding desulfoferrodoxin FeS4 iron-binding domain-containing protein yields the protein MSEVKNVGEIYKCDICGNVVEVKEAGGGELVCCGEPMKLVT from the coding sequence ATGAGCGAAGTAAAAAATGTCGGAGAAATTTACAAATGTGACATCTGCGGCAACGTGGTTGAGGTAAAAGAAGCAGGCGGAGGCGAACTCGTCTGTTGCGGCGAACCCATGAAGTTAGTGACATAA
- a CDS encoding NifU family protein → MKDEVESVLNEIRPSLQADGGDVKLVDIENNIVKVRLTGACAGCPMSEMTLKNVVEQHLKMRMPEISRVEAV, encoded by the coding sequence ATGAAAGATGAAGTTGAGAGTGTCTTGAATGAAATTAGACCGTCACTCCAGGCGGACGGCGGTGACGTAAAACTGGTGGATATTGAAAACAATATCGTTAAGGTCAGACTGACCGGCGCATGCGCCGGTTGTCCCATGTCCGAAATGACCCTGAAAAATGTCGTTGAACAGCACCTGAAGATGAGAATGCCGGAGATCTCAAGGGTCGAAGCCGTATAA
- a CDS encoding homocysteine S-methyltransferase family protein, which translates to MILERLKEKAVLGDGGAVFELERRGYMSAGPFVPEVAIQHPEALRQLQVDFARAGAQVLQALTYYAHEEKLRQLDMAWALEDINVAAVTIAREVADAYGCLVAGNLSNTWVYDPRDPSSHRKTREQFDRQLLYQLPHGVDFVIAETLEYLGEAKIALEAIKATGKPSMITLGFKSTDRTLEGVLLEEAFKELEDAGADILGTNCFRDPPRMMPLAKRIRETVSCFVATQPVAYRCTDERPFFQIQEIEGRPAFPLELDPFVLTRFEMAEYALEAQRSAINYIGGCCGTAPHHLRAMAEALGRAVPNSRYSPRMKLHPDNILKQTGGVQNASGDAQ; encoded by the coding sequence ATGATTCTGGAGCGATTAAAAGAAAAAGCGGTTTTGGGAGACGGAGGAGCCGTGTTCGAACTGGAGCGCCGCGGCTATATGAGTGCGGGTCCATTCGTTCCGGAAGTCGCGATTCAACATCCGGAAGCCCTGCGGCAACTTCAAGTGGACTTTGCCCGGGCAGGGGCTCAGGTCCTTCAGGCGTTGACCTATTACGCGCACGAAGAAAAACTGAGGCAACTGGACATGGCATGGGCATTGGAGGATATCAATGTTGCCGCCGTTACCATAGCCAGGGAGGTTGCGGATGCTTACGGCTGCCTGGTGGCCGGCAACCTATCCAATACTTGGGTTTACGATCCAAGGGATCCTTCCTCCCATAGAAAAACCCGGGAGCAGTTCGACCGGCAACTTTTATATCAATTGCCCCATGGGGTTGATTTTGTCATTGCCGAAACACTGGAATACTTAGGGGAGGCCAAGATTGCATTGGAAGCGATTAAAGCGACGGGAAAACCGAGCATGATAACCCTTGGCTTCAAATCGACCGATCGAACATTGGAGGGCGTTTTACTGGAGGAGGCCTTCAAGGAACTTGAAGATGCCGGTGCCGATATCCTTGGTACCAATTGCTTTCGCGATCCCCCGAGGATGATGCCCCTTGCCAAACGAATACGGGAAACCGTCTCCTGTTTTGTGGCTACCCAGCCCGTGGCCTATAGATGCACGGATGAAAGGCCGTTTTTTCAAATTCAAGAAATTGAAGGCCGCCCGGCGTTCCCATTAGAGCTGGACCCGTTTGTCCTGACCCGGTTCGAAATGGCTGAGTACGCCCTGGAAGCCCAACGGTCGGCCATCAATTACATAGGCGGTTGTTGCGGGACCGCTCCCCACCACCTTCGGGCAATGGCTGAGGCATTGGGCAGGGCCGTGCCCAACAGCAGGTATTCTCCCAGGATGAAACTTCATCCGGACAACATTCTGAAGCAAACGGGAGGTGTTCAAAATGCATCAGGAGACGCTCAGTAA
- a CDS encoding pyridoxamine 5'-phosphate oxidase family protein produces the protein MHQETLSKAVELANRLGHVFVATADAEGLPHVAAAGSLELISPDQVSVSSWFCPTTTDNIERNPRIALVIWDRENDVGYQLLGKTSLPRDTAIMDGFSPELEQKGAIPQVEWRLLVHVNNIIAFSHAPHSDKEE, from the coding sequence ATGCATCAGGAGACGCTCAGTAAAGCGGTGGAATTGGCCAATCGGTTGGGCCATGTATTTGTAGCCACGGCAGACGCAGAAGGGTTGCCTCATGTGGCTGCTGCGGGAAGTCTTGAACTGATATCTCCGGATCAGGTTTCTGTCTCCTCATGGTTCTGCCCGACTACCACTGACAATATTGAAAGGAACCCCCGGATCGCCCTTGTCATTTGGGATAGAGAAAACGATGTTGGGTATCAACTCCTGGGGAAGACATCCCTTCCCAGGGATACGGCCATAATGGATGGTTTTTCTCCGGAACTTGAGCAGAAGGGGGCCATACCTCAAGTCGAATGGCGGCTGCTTGTCCACGTGAACAACATCATCGCCTTCTCACATGCGCCCCATAGTGACAAAGAGGAGTGA
- the amrS gene encoding AmmeMemoRadiSam system radical SAM enzyme, whose protein sequence is MCKEAMLYETLENNDVHCFLCNHHCRIKDGDTGFCKVRKNIGGKLNTLAYGKVVAANSDPIEKKPLYHFLPGSLSFSIATMGCNFHCGFCQNWQISQIEEEGVSELPGRSFSPKQIVAEAQKAGCKSIAYTYTEPTIFFEYAYDTARLAKEAGLANVFVTNGFMTKQALETVSDHLDACNVDLKSFNNEFYKSVCQGRLKPVLDSIRTMKALGIWVEVTTLIIPEQNDSDEELRNIARFIAGVSIDIPWHISRFHPGYQYNDAYPTPAETLRKAYTMGKEAGLHFIYIGNLPGEEKDTACPHCRHTLIHRSGFVTLENRIRNSRCPECGEIVPGVF, encoded by the coding sequence ATGTGCAAAGAGGCCATGCTTTACGAAACTCTGGAGAATAATGATGTACACTGCTTTTTATGTAACCATCATTGCCGCATTAAGGATGGAGACACGGGCTTTTGTAAAGTCAGAAAGAATATCGGCGGCAAACTGAATACGCTGGCCTATGGAAAAGTGGTGGCCGCGAACAGCGATCCCATTGAGAAAAAGCCCCTTTATCATTTTTTACCCGGTTCCCTGAGCTTTTCCATAGCCACTATGGGATGCAATTTTCATTGCGGGTTCTGCCAGAACTGGCAAATCTCTCAGATTGAAGAGGAAGGTGTTTCAGAGCTTCCCGGTCGGTCCTTTTCCCCAAAGCAGATCGTTGCAGAGGCCCAAAAAGCGGGGTGTAAAAGTATCGCCTATACCTACACCGAGCCCACTATATTTTTTGAATATGCATATGATACAGCAAGGCTTGCCAAAGAAGCGGGTCTTGCCAATGTCTTCGTAACCAACGGATTCATGACCAAACAGGCATTAGAGACCGTTTCCGACCATCTGGATGCCTGTAACGTCGATCTCAAGTCCTTCAATAATGAATTCTATAAGAGCGTCTGCCAAGGCCGGCTCAAGCCGGTTCTCGATTCTATTCGTACAATGAAAGCGCTGGGCATATGGGTAGAGGTTACCACCCTTATCATCCCCGAACAAAATGACAGTGATGAGGAATTGCGGAACATCGCCAGGTTCATTGCAGGCGTATCCATCGATATCCCATGGCACATCAGCCGGTTTCATCCGGGATATCAATATAATGATGCCTATCCCACCCCGGCTGAAACCCTCAGGAAAGCCTACACCATGGGAAAAGAGGCTGGATTGCATTTCATATACATCGGCAACCTTCCCGGTGAGGAGAAGGATACCGCCTGCCCCCATTGCCGGCACACCCTGATCCATCGCAGCGGCTTTGTTACCTTGGAAAACAGGATAAGGAATTCTCGGTGCCCGGAGTGCGGTGAAATTGTTCCGGGTGTTTTCTGA
- a CDS encoding amino acid permease gives MIKSFAFSAGLMLSPEVLIIVGHLAGRMPTVFLLLLGAGALCHTLTSSVYSRVVHSQFGRFSGEAEFIRHALGPRHALVFSLFPRLLMFFCLATSVLATAGYALNEVFVYWFPNLGFSFCLIGLILALNLAGERAVNLGQVLFVSVSILGLLVLVIVGFARLDSFGSAAPLVASPGHEVLDHLFWPLAVFVGFELSLFSWTGRNPGLFPVRAMVSAILGIGSLLALWGLVSLAHVSSERLTESTLPHALAARVIMGQWGRIIMGVAVISSACGAVNVLLASVSRLMSTMAQDGLIPKVLVQIRGFRLVPPLLLGGGVFAMLGAGMAGKPILSDFTLAATWFWLASYGAMHLSFQLKRGFMPGEWRVFRQRIMGLLSFGALLFICFALVAFFFSLNRPDAFKLVEILIAVLAFSVAGSAVLLRLGREGARSF, from the coding sequence ATGATTAAGTCATTTGCCTTTTCAGCGGGGTTGATGCTTTCCCCGGAGGTCTTGATCATTGTGGGCCACCTGGCAGGCCGGATGCCTACGGTTTTTTTGTTGTTGCTGGGCGCAGGGGCCTTGTGTCATACCCTCACGTCAAGCGTGTATAGCAGAGTGGTCCACTCCCAATTTGGAAGATTTTCCGGCGAGGCTGAATTCATTCGCCATGCCCTGGGTCCAAGACATGCGCTCGTCTTTTCACTCTTCCCGCGACTGTTGATGTTTTTTTGTCTGGCCACCTCTGTCTTGGCCACGGCCGGTTATGCATTGAATGAAGTATTTGTGTATTGGTTTCCTAACCTTGGCTTCTCATTCTGCCTGATAGGCCTTATCCTGGCATTGAATCTTGCTGGGGAACGTGCTGTAAACCTGGGCCAGGTCCTCTTTGTGTCTGTTTCGATTCTTGGACTCTTGGTCCTGGTCATCGTGGGTTTCGCAAGGCTCGATTCGTTCGGAAGCGCGGCACCCCTCGTTGCTTCTCCGGGTCATGAGGTATTGGATCACCTGTTTTGGCCGCTGGCCGTCTTCGTAGGTTTCGAGCTTTCCCTGTTTTCATGGACGGGTCGAAATCCGGGCCTTTTCCCTGTACGCGCAATGGTTTCGGCCATACTGGGGATAGGATCTCTCCTGGCGCTGTGGGGGCTGGTGTCCCTGGCCCACGTTTCATCGGAGAGACTTACCGAATCGACCTTGCCCCACGCGCTTGCGGCCCGCGTCATCATGGGGCAGTGGGGAAGAATAATAATGGGAGTTGCTGTCATTTCATCAGCATGCGGCGCCGTCAATGTACTCCTCGCATCTGTTTCAAGGCTTATGTCGACAATGGCCCAGGACGGACTCATTCCAAAGGTTCTGGTTCAAATCCGGGGTTTCCGGCTTGTCCCGCCGCTCTTGCTCGGTGGCGGCGTTTTCGCCATGTTAGGGGCTGGAATGGCAGGGAAACCGATTCTTTCTGATTTTACCCTGGCCGCCACCTGGTTCTGGCTTGCGTCCTATGGGGCAATGCACTTATCGTTCCAGTTGAAAAGGGGGTTTATGCCCGGAGAGTGGCGGGTCTTCCGGCAACGGATCATGGGCCTCCTGTCATTTGGCGCTCTCCTGTTTATCTGCTTCGCTCTGGTGGCGTTCTTTTTCTCTCTAAATAGACCGGATGCGTTCAAATTGGTCGAGATCTTGATTGCAGTTCTGGCATTTTCGGTTGCAGGCTCCGCGGTTCTCTTGCGGTTGGGCCGTGAGGGTGCCAGATCCTTTTAA
- a CDS encoding rhodanese-like domain-containing protein — protein sequence MAQQLMEKGFKNVYILKGGWHEWFRARFPTEFK from the coding sequence GTGGCGCAACAATTGATGGAAAAGGGGTTCAAGAACGTCTACATATTGAAGGGGGGGTGGCACGAGTGGTTCAGGGCCCGGTTCCCGACCGAGTTTAAGTAG
- a CDS encoding cytochrome c — protein sequence MRKRILHRTTMAVAGILVVVAVTFGILRNTVISHPDKPSQAGTEGASLFRDKGCVQCHVTGSAEAKIGPGLKGLFGRKTLPASGRPVTEENVRQQLRDPYEKMPSFANRLTDDERDQIISYLKTL from the coding sequence ATGCGAAAGCGCATCCTGCATCGCACGACCATGGCAGTGGCGGGTATTTTGGTGGTTGTCGCAGTCACCTTCGGGATCCTGAGGAACACCGTCATTTCGCATCCGGACAAGCCGTCACAGGCGGGAACAGAGGGCGCATCACTGTTCAGGGACAAGGGGTGTGTCCAGTGTCATGTCACAGGATCTGCTGAGGCCAAGATAGGCCCGGGATTAAAGGGACTGTTCGGCAGGAAGACACTTCCGGCCAGCGGTCGCCCTGTGACCGAGGAGAACGTCCGGCAACAGCTCAGGGATCCGTATGAGAAGATGCCCTCTTTTGCCAACCGGCTCACTGATGACGAGCGAGACCAGATCATCTCCTATCTCAAGACCCTGTGA
- a CDS encoding ferredoxin reductase family protein, translating into MWGGLVRVVLYVVFVTLPVWLAMWLGEGGEGILIDVGRNFALIGFMILIVQFLLAARIKWIERAFGLDILIRYHKYMALTAACLLIMHPILLALGHNSWKLLISLDLPWYILAGKTVLVLVVLNVLVSVYQGRIGLTFEKWRSGHDFLSLIILVFIFVHPWFAGDDLGLLSMQILWMAMFLLAAVTFVHHRFVRPGRLRRRPYRVEEVRQETEDVWTVKLVPPKGQPIYDYLPGQFHFLTFFRDPKLPVEEHHWTISSSPAQKDFISSTIKALGDFTSTIGQTKPGDTAAVHGPFGRFSYALHPGERDLVFLAGGIGITPLMAMLRHMRDTGDTRSVVLLYGNRNEDQIVFREALERIAEANRPKLTLVHVLSRPGEDWSGETGYIDRERIEKYCGENPAGKIFYICGPIEMARKLITILNDMGIPERRIRQEIFSFLD; encoded by the coding sequence ATGTGGGGAGGATTGGTTAGAGTCGTTCTCTATGTCGTGTTCGTAACCCTTCCGGTCTGGCTGGCAATGTGGCTGGGGGAGGGAGGAGAAGGGATATTGATCGATGTGGGACGCAATTTCGCCCTTATCGGATTCATGATCCTGATTGTGCAGTTCCTGCTCGCCGCTCGAATCAAATGGATCGAACGCGCCTTCGGGCTTGATATCCTCATCCGGTATCACAAGTATATGGCATTGACAGCAGCTTGTCTCTTGATCATGCACCCCATTCTTCTGGCCCTGGGCCACAATAGCTGGAAGCTCCTCATCAGCCTGGATCTCCCGTGGTATATCCTGGCCGGCAAGACCGTCCTGGTGCTGGTGGTCCTGAACGTCCTGGTCAGTGTTTATCAGGGCCGGATCGGTCTGACCTTTGAAAAATGGCGATCAGGGCACGATTTCCTGTCGCTGATCATTCTGGTTTTTATATTTGTTCATCCCTGGTTTGCCGGAGACGATCTGGGACTTCTTTCCATGCAAATTCTCTGGATGGCCATGTTCCTCCTGGCTGCCGTTACGTTCGTCCACCATCGTTTTGTCCGACCGGGACGGCTGCGACGGCGCCCGTACCGTGTTGAAGAGGTCCGGCAGGAGACCGAAGACGTCTGGACGGTGAAGCTGGTCCCGCCGAAGGGGCAACCCATATATGATTATCTCCCGGGACAGTTCCATTTCCTGACCTTTTTCAGGGACCCCAAGCTTCCGGTCGAGGAACATCACTGGACCATCTCCTCCAGTCCGGCCCAGAAGGATTTCATCAGCTCGACCATCAAGGCGCTGGGAGATTTTACTTCGACCATAGGGCAGACCAAACCGGGCGATACTGCCGCGGTCCACGGGCCTTTCGGTCGCTTTTCTTATGCGCTCCATCCCGGGGAACGCGACTTGGTCTTCCTGGCCGGGGGCATCGGGATCACGCCCTTAATGGCCATGCTCCGACACATGCGGGACACAGGAGACACCCGATCCGTGGTACTCCTGTACGGCAACCGGAACGAAGATCAGATTGTCTTCCGTGAAGCGCTCGAACGGATAGCGGAGGCAAATCGGCCCAAGTTAACCCTGGTCCATGTGCTCAGCCGGCCCGGGGAGGATTGGTCGGGCGAGACCGGGTATATAGACCGGGAACGGATCGAGAAATACTGCGGGGAGAATCCGGCGGGGAAAATCTTTTATATCTGCGGCCCGATCGAAATGGCCCGTAAACTCATCACGATCCTTAACGACATGGGGATCCCGGAGAGGCGGATCCGGCAGGAAATCTTTTCATTTTTGGATTGA